From a region of the uncultured Draconibacterium sp. genome:
- a CDS encoding U32 family peptidase: MRRKIELLAPGGDVDSIKAAIVAGADAVYCGLEKFNARNRSENISFENLQGILRLAHKNNCEVFLTLNIIIVESEIPAFVTLLNKLVNTGVDGVIIQDLGMFALINKWFKSLKIHASTQLTTHNKGQVLFLQKLGATRVNLSRELAIGEIKELAAVGVENNVLTEVFVHGSYCISFSGICYMSSVQGGKSGNRGQCSQPCRDKYLTTAAGNNFPLNVKDNSAYFNLKELHDAGVASLKIEGRIKGFEYVYTIVDSWRKQIQSFLENGFLLDDDSELYRVFNRDFSNGYLKGKIGKDMFIDDPMSYSSKRLEEITDYSFSDKLKLYDEKADTRAKIKQEIDQLNIGKIPLTITVSGKAGEPLRIEVEKPDALFSVSSEINLAENGVEALTEKMVLKRLKAINETEYYIEHLNIEGISGHVYIPFKELTALKKKLLVTLNDSKEMYAPVAVPMFKKQKKVEKAPTLSVLISSKEDLALCKQSTAVFYFQLPNGVKNSFDELVDLFQKNEKLIPWFPDVLIGDDYDAAIEFLESIPSAFIVTNNTGVAFEAYKRGIRWIAGPFMNTVNSFSLRSLKENFNCAGAFISNELSKTQIRSIKKPDDFELLYSIYHPIVLMTSRQCLLQQVTGCAKNELDRACIQHCEKTASITNLNDATFIIEKSKGNLHRIYNETNFLNTEIIMDMPNFFSGFLIDLREIKTRTETEVSRSELLVLFEELKKGNSEAKTKLKEHIHYTNNTQYLKGI, translated from the coding sequence GTGAGACGAAAAATAGAGTTACTGGCGCCGGGAGGAGATGTGGATTCGATTAAAGCTGCCATTGTTGCCGGGGCTGACGCCGTGTATTGCGGACTAGAGAAATTTAATGCGAGAAACAGGTCGGAGAACATTAGCTTCGAAAATTTGCAGGGCATTTTAAGACTGGCGCATAAGAACAATTGTGAAGTTTTTCTAACGCTAAATATAATTATTGTTGAAAGCGAGATTCCTGCCTTTGTTACTTTATTGAATAAACTGGTAAATACCGGTGTCGACGGAGTAATTATTCAGGATTTAGGGATGTTCGCTCTTATAAATAAATGGTTTAAAAGCCTGAAAATTCATGCCTCTACCCAGCTTACCACACACAATAAAGGGCAGGTGTTATTTTTACAAAAACTAGGTGCAACGAGAGTTAATCTGTCGCGCGAGTTAGCTATTGGCGAAATAAAAGAATTGGCTGCAGTTGGTGTCGAAAACAATGTCTTAACCGAAGTGTTTGTGCATGGTTCATACTGTATTTCTTTTTCGGGAATTTGTTACATGAGTTCAGTGCAGGGAGGGAAATCGGGGAACCGCGGACAGTGTAGTCAACCGTGCAGAGATAAGTATTTAACTACCGCAGCGGGTAATAACTTTCCACTTAATGTAAAAGATAATTCAGCCTATTTTAACCTGAAAGAGTTGCATGATGCAGGAGTTGCATCGTTAAAAATTGAAGGTCGGATAAAAGGGTTTGAATATGTGTATACTATTGTGGATTCCTGGCGAAAACAGATTCAGTCTTTCCTTGAGAATGGTTTTCTGCTCGATGATGACAGTGAGTTGTACAGGGTGTTTAACCGCGATTTTTCGAATGGTTATTTGAAAGGGAAAATTGGCAAGGATATGTTTATTGATGATCCGATGAGTTACAGCAGTAAGCGACTGGAGGAGATAACCGATTATTCTTTTTCGGATAAACTAAAATTGTACGACGAGAAGGCGGATACCAGAGCAAAGATTAAGCAGGAGATTGACCAACTTAATATTGGGAAAATACCTTTAACGATTACAGTTTCGGGAAAAGCGGGAGAACCATTAAGAATTGAGGTAGAAAAGCCCGACGCTTTGTTTTCTGTTTCGTCAGAAATTAATCTGGCTGAAAATGGAGTTGAAGCATTGACTGAAAAGATGGTTTTAAAAAGGTTAAAAGCCATAAACGAAACAGAATATTACATTGAGCATTTGAATATAGAGGGAATTAGTGGCCATGTGTATATTCCGTTTAAAGAACTTACCGCATTAAAAAAGAAGTTGCTGGTTACCTTAAACGATTCGAAAGAAATGTATGCCCCGGTTGCTGTTCCGATGTTTAAAAAACAAAAGAAAGTTGAAAAAGCGCCTACGCTTTCGGTACTGATTTCTTCGAAAGAAGATCTGGCGCTCTGCAAACAGTCAACTGCTGTTTTCTATTTCCAACTTCCGAATGGAGTAAAAAACAGCTTCGACGAATTGGTGGATTTATTTCAGAAAAATGAGAAGCTAATTCCCTGGTTTCCTGATGTTTTAATCGGCGACGATTATGATGCTGCCATAGAATTTCTTGAATCCATCCCTTCTGCGTTTATTGTAACAAATAATACCGGAGTGGCATTTGAAGCTTACAAACGTGGAATTAGATGGATAGCAGGCCCCTTTATGAATACGGTAAATTCCTTTAGCTTGCGGAGTTTAAAAGAAAACTTTAATTGTGCCGGCGCATTTATATCAAATGAATTGAGTAAAACTCAAATTCGAAGCATTAAAAAACCTGACGATTTTGAACTCCTTTATAGTATTTACCATCCTATTGTTTTAATGACGAGCCGGCAATGTTTATTACAACAGGTTACCGGATGTGCAAAGAATGAGTTGGATAGGGCTTGTATTCAGCATTGCGAAAAAACAGCTTCGATTACAAATCTCAATGATGCTACTTTTATTATTGAAAAGTCGAAAGGTAATCTACATCGTATTTATAACGAAACTAATTTTTTGAATACTGAAATAATAATGGATATGCCGAATTTCTTTTCCGGGTTTTTAATCGATTTAAGAGAAATAAAAACCCGTACTGAAACAGAAGTAAGCAGAAGTGAATTACTGGTGCTTTTCGAAGAGTTAAAAAAAGGAAATTCCGAAGCAAAAACGAAACTCAAAGAGCATATTCATTACACAAATAATACCCAGTATTTAAAAGGAATTTAA
- a CDS encoding PspC domain-containing protein, with product MAADRLYRSRNRVLGGVLAGFAEYFSIDVVLVRLIYVLLSLFSAGFPGLLVYIIFWIVTPEKPFNPYNSNTNS from the coding sequence ATGGCAGCAGATCGTTTATATCGTTCGCGAAACAGAGTGCTTGGTGGTGTTTTGGCAGGTTTTGCCGAATACTTCTCAATAGATGTGGTTTTGGTTCGACTGATTTATGTGCTGCTATCGCTTTTCTCTGCCGGATTTCCCGGTTTGCTGGTATATATTATTTTCTGGATTGTAACGCCTGAAAAACCTTTTAATCCATATAATTCAAACACTAATTCGTAA
- a CDS encoding Tex family protein, with protein sequence MRNKTIDLIARNLGLNNTQVLNTINLLNEGATVPFISRYRKERTGSLDEVQVLQIKEQNDKYVELAKRKETILRTIDEQGQLPPDLKSRIEDCYDSVELEDIYLPYKPKRRTKATIAREKGLEPLAKIIMKQLERDPEFRANQFLNDEVPSVEDALSGARDIIAEWASENERARNIVRKGFDLGAFITSKLIKGKEEEAAKYRDYFDWSEPLKKCPSHRLLAMRRGENEGFLRVSISPNEERILENLERFFVKGNNDSAEQVALAVKDSLKRLIQPSIETDFAKLSKEKADAEAINVFTENLKQLLLAPPLGQKRTLAIDPGYRTGCKVVCLDEQGNLLHNENIYPHKPQEEKKMAAKKVSSMVEMYQIDAIAIGNGTASRETEAFIKKLRYNREVRVYVVSEDGASVYSASSVARQEFPQYDVTVRGAISIGRRLMDPLAELVKIDPKSIGVGQYQHDVDQKNLKSSLDSVVELSVNSVGVNLNTASKHLLTYISGLGPQLAENITTYRKENGMFESRDALKKVPRMGPKAFEQAVGFLRIPDADNPLDNSGVHPESYKIVSKIAKDLKCEVKDLIRNEELISKIDFKNYVTAEVGLPTLTDIKNELLKPGRDPRKPIKVFEFADGIFNITDLQVGMVLPGIVNNITKFGAFVDVGIKESGLIHISEMADRFISDPNEIVKLHQHVKVRVKELDIPRKRIQLSLKGIEQE encoded by the coding sequence ATGCGAAATAAAACCATAGATCTTATTGCCCGCAACCTGGGACTGAACAACACTCAGGTTTTAAACACCATAAATTTGTTAAATGAAGGAGCTACTGTTCCGTTTATTTCTCGCTACCGAAAAGAACGTACCGGCAGCCTCGACGAAGTACAGGTGCTCCAAATTAAAGAGCAAAATGATAAGTATGTGGAACTTGCCAAACGTAAAGAAACCATACTGAGAACCATTGATGAACAGGGCCAGTTGCCCCCGGATCTTAAATCGCGAATTGAAGATTGTTATGATTCGGTTGAACTGGAGGATATTTACCTCCCCTACAAACCAAAGCGCCGCACCAAAGCCACCATCGCCCGCGAAAAAGGTCTTGAGCCATTGGCAAAGATTATAATGAAACAACTGGAGCGCGATCCTGAATTCAGGGCCAATCAGTTTTTAAACGACGAAGTACCTTCCGTAGAAGACGCTCTTTCAGGGGCCCGCGATATAATTGCCGAGTGGGCAAGCGAAAACGAACGTGCCCGAAATATTGTTCGGAAAGGTTTTGATCTGGGAGCTTTCATCACATCAAAACTTATAAAAGGAAAAGAGGAAGAAGCTGCCAAATACCGCGATTATTTTGACTGGAGCGAACCGTTGAAAAAATGTCCATCGCACCGTTTGCTGGCCATGCGCCGGGGCGAAAACGAAGGATTTCTGCGTGTTTCCATTTCGCCAAACGAAGAACGGATACTGGAAAACCTGGAACGTTTTTTTGTAAAAGGAAACAACGACAGCGCCGAACAGGTAGCACTTGCCGTTAAAGACAGTTTGAAACGCCTCATCCAGCCGTCGATTGAAACGGACTTTGCCAAATTATCGAAAGAAAAAGCAGATGCTGAAGCGATAAACGTTTTTACTGAAAACCTGAAACAATTACTATTGGCGCCACCACTGGGGCAAAAACGAACACTGGCTATCGACCCGGGTTACCGCACTGGCTGCAAAGTAGTTTGTTTGGATGAACAGGGGAATCTGCTACACAACGAAAATATATACCCGCACAAACCTCAGGAAGAAAAAAAGATGGCGGCCAAAAAAGTTTCTTCGATGGTGGAAATGTACCAGATTGATGCCATTGCCATTGGAAACGGAACGGCCAGCCGCGAAACTGAAGCTTTTATAAAAAAGCTGCGTTACAACCGCGAAGTGCGTGTTTATGTAGTGAGTGAAGACGGTGCTTCGGTGTATTCGGCCTCATCAGTGGCGCGCCAGGAATTTCCGCAATATGATGTTACCGTGCGTGGAGCCATTTCAATTGGCCGCCGTTTGATGGATCCACTGGCCGAGTTGGTAAAAATCGATCCGAAAAGTATTGGTGTTGGACAATACCAGCACGATGTTGATCAGAAAAATCTGAAAAGCAGTCTCGATTCAGTGGTTGAACTCAGTGTAAATTCGGTTGGCGTAAATTTAAATACTGCCAGCAAACACCTGCTAACCTACATTTCCGGGCTTGGCCCGCAGTTGGCGGAAAATATTACCACCTACCGAAAAGAAAACGGCATGTTCGAATCGCGCGATGCCCTGAAGAAAGTACCACGAATGGGGCCAAAAGCTTTTGAACAGGCTGTCGGATTCTTACGTATTCCTGATGCAGACAATCCATTGGATAATTCTGGAGTGCATCCGGAATCGTATAAAATCGTGTCCAAAATTGCCAAAGACCTTAAATGCGAGGTAAAAGACCTGATCAGAAATGAAGAGCTGATTTCGAAAATTGACTTTAAAAATTATGTAACAGCCGAAGTAGGCCTCCCCACCCTAACCGACATAAAAAATGAGTTACTAAAACCGGGCCGCGATCCGCGAAAACCAATCAAAGTTTTTGAATTTGCCGATGGTATTTTCAACATCACCGATTTGCAGGTTGGCATGGTACTACCCGGAATTGTGAACAACATTACCAAATTTGGAGCTTTTGTTGATGTGGGAATTAAAGAGTCGGGACTGATACACATTTCGGAAATGGCCGATCGTTTTATTTCCGATCCCAACGAAATTGTAAAATTACATCAACACGTAAAAGTGCGTGTGAAAGAATTGGACATCCCACGCAAACGCATTCAGTTATCATTAAAAGGAATTGAACAGGAATAA
- the ffh gene encoding signal recognition particle protein: MFDNLSDRLEKSFKLLKGQGKITEINVAETLKDIRRALLDADVNFKIAKKFTDDVKDKALGQDVLSAVKPGQMMVKIVKDELAELMGGTFTDIKLENKPAVILMSGLQGSGKTTFSGKLANMLKSKKGRHPLLVAGDVYRPAAIDQLKVLGEQINVPVYTEEGNMDPVKIAKAAIQHAKANGNDVVIVDTAGRLAVDEQMMNEISAVKKAINPDEILFVVDSMTGQDAVNTAKEFNERLDFDGVVLTKLDGDTRGGAALSIRAVVEKPIKFVGTGEKVDALDVFHPDRMAERILGMGDIVSLVEKAQEQFDEEEAKRLQKKLQKNTFDFNDFLKQISQIKKMGNLKDVMGMIPGMGKALKGMDIDDDAFKHIEAIIYSMTPDERENPSLINGGRRKRIANGSGTNIQEVNRLLKQFSETRKMMRMVSQGKNVQRMMSGMQGQGRKF, from the coding sequence ATGTTTGATAATTTAAGCGACAGGCTGGAGAAGTCCTTTAAACTACTAAAGGGGCAGGGGAAAATCACCGAGATCAATGTGGCGGAAACGCTAAAAGATATTCGTCGTGCGCTGTTGGATGCCGACGTTAACTTTAAAATTGCCAAAAAATTTACCGACGACGTAAAGGATAAAGCTTTGGGGCAGGATGTTTTGTCTGCCGTAAAACCGGGGCAGATGATGGTAAAGATCGTCAAGGACGAGCTGGCAGAATTGATGGGAGGTACTTTTACCGATATTAAGCTTGAGAATAAACCGGCAGTAATTCTGATGTCGGGATTACAAGGTTCGGGTAAAACAACTTTCTCCGGGAAACTGGCAAATATGCTGAAAAGCAAAAAAGGCCGTCATCCGCTGTTGGTGGCAGGCGACGTTTATCGTCCGGCTGCAATCGACCAGTTGAAAGTTTTGGGCGAGCAGATCAATGTACCGGTTTATACCGAAGAAGGAAACATGGATCCTGTGAAAATTGCCAAGGCTGCAATTCAGCATGCAAAAGCCAATGGAAACGATGTCGTTATTGTGGATACCGCCGGTCGTTTGGCAGTCGACGAGCAGATGATGAACGAGATTTCTGCGGTGAAGAAAGCAATCAATCCGGATGAAATTCTTTTTGTTGTTGACTCAATGACTGGTCAGGATGCCGTAAATACAGCAAAAGAATTTAACGAACGTCTCGATTTCGATGGTGTCGTTCTTACCAAATTGGATGGAGATACCCGTGGTGGTGCAGCATTATCAATTCGTGCGGTGGTTGAAAAGCCAATTAAGTTTGTTGGTACCGGCGAAAAAGTTGATGCACTCGACGTTTTCCACCCCGATCGTATGGCCGAACGTATTTTGGGAATGGGTGATATTGTTTCGCTGGTTGAAAAGGCCCAGGAACAATTTGATGAAGAAGAAGCAAAACGCCTGCAGAAAAAGCTGCAGAAAAATACATTTGATTTTAACGATTTCCTGAAACAGATTAGCCAGATTAAAAAGATGGGTAATCTGAAAGATGTGATGGGAATGATTCCGGGCATGGGAAAAGCATTAAAAGGGATGGATATTGACGATGATGCATTTAAGCACATTGAAGCCATTATTTATTCGATGACACCGGATGAGCGTGAAAATCCATCGTTGATTAACGGGGGCCGCAGAAAACGTATTGCCAACGGTTCGGGAACCAATATTCAGGAAGTAAACCGTTTGCTTAAGCAGTTTAGCGAAACACGTAAAATGATGCGTATGGTGTCGCAGGGAAAAAACGTTCAGCGTATGATGTCCGGCATGCAGGGACAGGGGCGGAAGTTCTAG
- the folD gene encoding bifunctional methylenetetrahydrofolate dehydrogenase/methenyltetrahydrofolate cyclohydrolase FolD — protein MNLIDGKKVAVEIKQEIAEEVKKLIDNGGKQPHLAAILVGHDGGSETYVAYKIKDCEAVGFKSSLIRYEDDVTEEELLAKVEELNNDDDLDGFIVQLPLPKHISEQKVIEAIDPKKDVDGFHPINVGRMVIGMPSFVSATPYGIVELLKRYNIETSGKNCVVLGRSNIVGRPMSVLMSQKAINATVTVAHSRTANLKEVCANADILIVAMGVPEFVTADMVKEGAVVIDVGTTRVKSDKTKSGWKLKGDVLYDEVAPKCSYITPVPGGVGPMTRTSLLLNTLLSAKKEIYK, from the coding sequence ATGAATTTGATCGACGGAAAAAAAGTTGCTGTTGAAATCAAGCAGGAAATAGCAGAAGAGGTTAAAAAACTAATCGACAACGGAGGAAAACAACCTCATTTGGCGGCTATTTTGGTTGGTCATGATGGTGGTAGTGAAACCTATGTTGCCTACAAAATTAAAGACTGTGAAGCGGTTGGTTTTAAGTCTTCGCTGATTCGTTATGAAGACGATGTTACCGAAGAAGAATTGCTTGCCAAAGTTGAGGAATTGAACAATGATGACGATTTGGATGGTTTTATTGTTCAGTTGCCACTGCCAAAACATATTTCGGAGCAAAAAGTAATTGAAGCCATCGATCCGAAAAAAGATGTTGATGGATTTCATCCGATAAACGTTGGCCGCATGGTAATTGGTATGCCATCGTTTGTATCGGCAACTCCATACGGAATTGTTGAATTACTGAAACGTTACAACATTGAAACCAGCGGTAAAAACTGTGTGGTTTTGGGCCGTAGTAATATTGTTGGTCGCCCGATGAGTGTATTGATGTCGCAAAAGGCGATTAATGCTACTGTAACTGTTGCACACAGCCGTACTGCCAATTTGAAAGAGGTTTGTGCCAATGCCGATATATTGATCGTAGCAATGGGTGTTCCTGAATTTGTAACCGCCGACATGGTTAAAGAAGGAGCGGTTGTTATCGATGTGGGTACTACTCGTGTAAAATCAGATAAAACAAAATCGGGATGGAAACTGAAAGGCGATGTATTGTATGATGAGGTAGCTCCAAAATGTTCGTACATCACTCCGGTTCCGGGCGGAGTAGGGCCAATGACACGTACGTCGCTGCTGTTAAATACATTGCTGTCGGCTAAAAAAGAGATCTATAAATAA
- a CDS encoding sodium:alanine symporter family protein: MNKLNEILSTIDGHIGGSQWFVFLLLGTGIFFTIYLKFPQFRYLKHSLRIVRGKFDKEGDEGDTSHFQALTTALSGTVGTGNIAGVALAIHLGGPAALFWMLVTAALGMTTKFVEVTLSHKYRDKAADGSIAGGPMYFMKKRLNIPLKNNKILKTGSLLGGLFAVATILSSFGTGNLPQINSISNSLFETFGINHMVTGGVLAVLLGLVIVGGIKRIANVTSRLVPLMAIIYFIGALAVITFNYENIIPSLVAIFGDVFSGSAAVGGFLGGSIAFAFNRGVNRGLFSNEAGQGSAPIAHAAARAHEPVSEGLVALLEPFIDTIIICSLTGLVLLSSGVWTEKHQNLFQETDIVVLDGTYSESAESDVDKLHNYLVGQADLPMFNTSLQVQNGEIINQPTILHARSVAEDIRVFVDNQPYSGEIKVTGGKIDRSPDSPNPKGLALEGKSLMHSAPLTTIAFTRSWFGDYGKYIVSIGLLMFAFSTAISWSYYGGRAVTYLFGVKAEVWYRVVYVIGFFLASFTDTTIIWTLSGITIALMTIPNLIGILSLSKEMKSEVKLFWVEYGKRFPGEKVPKG, from the coding sequence ATGAACAAACTCAATGAGATTCTTTCGACCATCGACGGCCATATTGGAGGCTCGCAATGGTTTGTATTTTTATTACTCGGAACCGGTATCTTTTTTACCATTTACCTGAAATTTCCACAGTTCCGTTACCTAAAACATTCGCTGCGAATAGTAAGAGGAAAATTCGACAAAGAAGGCGACGAGGGCGACACTTCGCATTTCCAGGCTCTAACAACAGCCTTGTCGGGAACAGTAGGAACCGGAAACATTGCAGGCGTGGCACTGGCCATTCACCTGGGCGGGCCGGCAGCACTCTTCTGGATGCTGGTTACAGCGGCACTGGGTATGACCACCAAGTTTGTAGAAGTTACGCTGTCGCACAAATACCGCGACAAAGCTGCCGACGGATCGATTGCCGGGGGTCCCATGTATTTTATGAAAAAACGCCTGAACATTCCCTTAAAAAACAATAAAATTTTAAAAACCGGTAGTTTACTCGGAGGACTTTTTGCTGTTGCAACCATCCTTTCATCGTTTGGCACCGGAAACCTTCCGCAAATTAACAGTATCTCCAATTCGCTTTTCGAGACTTTTGGCATCAACCACATGGTAACCGGCGGTGTTTTGGCTGTATTGCTCGGATTGGTAATTGTGGGTGGTATAAAACGTATTGCGAACGTAACATCACGACTGGTACCGTTAATGGCTATTATTTATTTTATTGGAGCGCTTGCCGTTATTACCTTTAATTATGAAAATATTATTCCATCTCTGGTTGCTATTTTTGGTGACGTATTCAGCGGCTCGGCAGCCGTTGGTGGTTTTCTGGGCGGCAGTATTGCTTTTGCTTTTAACCGGGGTGTAAACCGTGGCTTGTTCTCGAACGAAGCAGGTCAGGGATCGGCACCAATTGCCCACGCCGCTGCACGTGCTCACGAACCTGTTTCCGAGGGTTTGGTAGCACTACTGGAACCATTTATTGATACTATTATCATTTGTTCTTTAACCGGACTGGTACTTTTATCGTCGGGAGTTTGGACGGAGAAACACCAGAACCTGTTTCAGGAAACAGATATTGTTGTACTCGACGGAACGTATTCGGAATCTGCCGAAAGCGATGTAGATAAGTTGCACAACTACCTGGTTGGACAAGCTGATTTGCCCATGTTTAATACCAGCCTGCAAGTACAAAACGGCGAAATCATCAACCAACCAACTATTTTACACGCACGCTCAGTAGCCGAAGACATTCGCGTGTTTGTGGATAATCAACCTTATTCGGGTGAAATAAAAGTTACCGGCGGAAAGATCGACAGAAGTCCCGACAGCCCGAATCCAAAGGGTTTGGCGCTGGAAGGAAAATCATTGATGCACAGTGCGCCACTTACCACCATTGCCTTTACGCGCAGCTGGTTCGGCGACTACGGAAAATACATTGTTTCAATCGGGCTGCTGATGTTTGCTTTCTCAACTGCCATCAGTTGGTCGTATTACGGTGGTCGTGCAGTTACCTATTTATTTGGCGTTAAAGCCGAAGTTTGGTACCGTGTGGTTTATGTAATCGGATTCTTTTTGGCATCGTTTACCGATACCACAATTATCTGGACTCTATCGGGAATTACCATTGCCTTGATGACTATTCCTAACCTTATCGGTATCCTTTCGCTTTCAAAAGAAATGAAGAGCGAGGTAAAATTATTCTGGGTAGAGTATGGTAAACGATTCCCGGGAGAGAAAGTACCAAAAGGATAA
- a CDS encoding DUF3276 family protein: MESGDTKEGAKFNDSKFKQEIHSKVIRAGKRTYFFDVKSTRSDEYYLTITESKKRFGENGKYSYEKHKIFLYREDFTKFIESLQEVVDFIHDKQPEELSEEVEPKAQTEEVAEEETVPEKDYTNVEFEDI; the protein is encoded by the coding sequence ATGGAAAGTGGTGATACCAAGGAGGGAGCTAAGTTTAACGACAGCAAATTCAAGCAAGAGATTCATTCAAAAGTTATTCGTGCAGGAAAAAGAACTTATTTTTTCGATGTAAAAAGCACTCGAAGCGATGAGTACTACTTAACCATTACCGAAAGCAAAAAACGCTTTGGCGAAAACGGTAAATATTCGTACGAGAAACACAAAATCTTTTTATACAGGGAAGACTTCACCAAGTTCATAGAAAGTCTGCAGGAAGTGGTTGATTTTATTCACGACAAACAACCTGAAGAGCTTAGTGAGGAAGTAGAACCAAAAGCTCAGACAGAGGAAGTTGCCGAAGAGGAAACTGTTCCGGAAAAAGACTACACCAACGTAGAGTTTGAAGATATTTAA
- a CDS encoding M15 family metallopeptidase: protein MNRTTKILALLLLSAFMFSCAPKSTSKHRNPYNLSLVNTVKEYKTQVAENPEMELIDLEKELKNVVLDIRYATGNNFTNEVIYQSPKAFARKPVAAALKLVQDSLASLNLGLKVYDAYRPYVATLKFYEVYPDPDFVASPKTGSRHNRGCAVDVSLVNLTTRQELEMPTAFDDFSEKAHSAYTDLTEAALQNRTILIGVMSHFGFSVISSEWWHFDFNGWEDFPLMDLSFEELTN, encoded by the coding sequence ATGAATAGAACGACCAAAATACTTGCTCTTCTTTTGTTGAGTGCCTTTATGTTTTCGTGCGCTCCAAAAAGCACTAGCAAACACCGGAATCCTTATAATCTATCACTTGTAAATACGGTAAAAGAATACAAGACTCAGGTTGCGGAAAATCCGGAAATGGAATTGATTGATCTGGAAAAGGAGCTAAAAAATGTGGTGCTCGACATTCGTTATGCCACGGGCAATAATTTTACAAACGAAGTAATTTACCAATCGCCAAAAGCCTTTGCTCGAAAACCTGTGGCAGCGGCTTTAAAATTGGTGCAGGATTCGCTGGCATCGCTAAATCTTGGCTTAAAAGTTTACGATGCTTATCGTCCATATGTGGCAACGCTTAAGTTTTATGAGGTGTATCCTGATCCTGATTTTGTCGCCAGTCCGAAAACCGGCTCCCGTCATAACCGGGGTTGTGCTGTTGATGTTTCGTTGGTGAACTTAACTACAAGGCAAGAACTTGAAATGCCCACAGCATTTGATGATTTTTCGGAAAAAGCCCATTCTGCTTACACAGATTTGACGGAAGCAGCCCTGCAAAACCGCACTATCTTAATTGGTGTTATGTCTCATTTTGGCTTTTCAGTGATTTCTTCTGAATGGTGGCATTTTGATTTTAACGGCTGGGAAGATTTCCCCTTAATGGATCTGTCGTTTGAAGAGCTTACGAATTAG